The Deltaproteobacteria bacterium genome window below encodes:
- a CDS encoding diiron oxygenase produces the protein MLHFYESPLLIFHHSPTGISMLKRLFKRKPIPLELPEGFEINPPQFDLAEINFAQGFDESHYFMPEELTHVYHTPHYGALSPRERRDYNRLTALALAEQFIFLEDYLLVPTVERLLRSRNVRCSAGMEQYLHQFVSEEHRHSEMFWRTLEAAAPERYLSRRFAFARVKSKWWLREALSRWPVMMPLWVWLSLLLEERTVFLARRFNRAANVSPLFKQVFELHMTEEQQHVALDEILIAAIYTKLPPWLRRLQARLIHKLFGWYVNPRISPRTVLDALVELHPRLTSWRSEVAQYMREPGANLSFRRLNFTRRVLPRTYAWLATFPELRSVVALLEPEKISLPIRAAAVYSGEAPRETM, from the coding sequence ATGTTACATTTTTATGAGTCACCCCTCCTTATTTTCCATCACTCACCGACAGGGATCTCTATGTTGAAGCGCCTATTCAAGCGTAAACCGATTCCACTTGAGTTACCCGAGGGATTTGAGATCAATCCGCCGCAATTTGACTTGGCGGAAATTAATTTCGCACAAGGGTTCGACGAGTCGCATTACTTTATGCCTGAGGAGCTGACGCACGTTTATCACACGCCCCACTACGGGGCGCTCTCGCCACGCGAGCGTCGTGACTACAATAGGCTGACGGCTTTGGCCCTGGCCGAGCAATTCATATTTCTCGAGGATTACCTGCTCGTACCGACCGTCGAACGTCTGCTCCGTAGCCGTAACGTCCGCTGTAGTGCCGGTATGGAGCAGTATCTCCACCAGTTTGTCTCCGAGGAACATAGGCACAGCGAGATGTTTTGGCGGACACTCGAGGCGGCAGCACCAGAGCGCTATCTGTCGCGGCGCTTTGCATTTGCCCGCGTGAAATCCAAGTGGTGGCTCCGTGAGGCGCTCTCGCGGTGGCCCGTGATGATGCCGCTATGGGTCTGGTTGAGTCTCCTTTTGGAAGAGCGAACAGTTTTTCTCGCGCGCCGCTTTAATCGGGCAGCAAACGTCAGCCCCCTCTTTAAGCAGGTCTTTGAGCTGCACATGACCGAGGAGCAGCAACATGTAGCCTTGGACGAAATCCTGATCGCTGCGATCTACACTAAACTGCCTCCGTGGCTGCGCCGCCTGCAAGCGCGTCTCATTCACAAACTCTTCGGTTGGTATGTCAATCCTAGGATATCGCCCCGTACCGTACTCGACGCTTTAGTCGAACTGCATCCACGACTAACGTCTTGGCGGAGTGAAGTGGCACAGTACATGAGGGAACCAGGAGCTAATCTAAGTTTCCGGCGCCTCAACTTCACGCGGCGCGTGCTGCCGCGGACTTACGCCTGGCTTGCCACATTTCCCGAGCTGCGTTCAGTTGTTGCCCTGCTTGAACCTGAGAAAATAAGCTTGCCCATTCGGGCCGCGGCTGTGTACTCAGGTGAGGCTCCGCGCGAGACAATGTAG